One genomic segment of Podarcis raffonei isolate rPodRaf1 chromosome 7, rPodRaf1.pri, whole genome shotgun sequence includes these proteins:
- the LOC128418032 gene encoding protocadherin gamma-B1-like, giving the protein MKMRGILHGESFQIPGRYITLLIFSSLFCGAVLEEVNYSIPEEMAKGSLVGNLAKDLGLNARDLKNRNLHILSEGKKPYFTISAQNGNLYVNERIDREEICGESVHCLINFEAVVENPLNVFHIIVAIQDINDNMPQFLNEIMRLEIVESTLPGTRFHTGKAEDPDIGTNSLQNYQLSPNHYFILEIRQGEDGHKYAELVLQKSLDRESDYSLQLILTALDGGEPRKTGTAQIWINVTDANDNPPVFTQEVYTVSLRENSPVGSPILQVKASDRDEGLNAQIHYTFSNIPKRAYQKFDLFPQNGTITIKEALDFEETEKYTMTVEARDGGGLVAHCNVNIKILDENDNAPEIILASLSSPVPEDSSSGTLIALINVKDKDSGENGKITCHLQGNVPFQIVSTSKNYYKILTDSPLDREKASGYNITITATDKGSPPLSSNKTISLQISDINDNPPAFEKSTYSVFVPENNPSGASIFALKASDPDLDRNSRITYSILNSNMEELPLSSYVSINSETGTIYAQRSFDYEQFREFQIQVKAQDGGSPSLSNNATVWVYILDQNDNSPHVLYPVPGAEGSALFEMVPHSAEPGYLVTKVVAVDADSGHNAWLSYQVLQATEPALFTIGTHTGEIRTSRALLEKDAVKQKLVILVKDNGKAPLSATVVLNLVVAENFQEALPEMTRQSSDTEHHSDLQFYLVLALALISFLFLLTVILVIVMKLRQSGNPKLFQCFEPNTFPKAQVIFPPNYEEGTLPYSYQLCLSSEMRKEQISFPKPHIQVAENLLCNDSSQVVLVDGNCGDASAKEEVGEQVSFAFRN; this is encoded by the coding sequence ATGAAGATGAGAGGAATCCTTCATGGAGAGAGCTTTCAAATACCAGGAAGGTATATAACACTTCTGATATTTTCATCTTTGTTCTGTGGAGCAGTTTTGGAAGAGGTTAACTATTCCATCCCTGAGGAGATGGCAAAGGGGTCTTTGGTGGGAAATCTTGCCAAGGATCTGGGACTGAATGCCAGAGACCTGAAGAACAGAAACCTGCATATCCTTTCTGAAGGTAAAAAGCCATATTTCACTATCAGTGCACAAAATGGAAACCTGTATGTAAATGAGAGGATAGATCGTGAGGAAATATGTGGGGAGAGTGTGCACTGTCTGATTAATTTTGAAGCTGTGGTTGAAAATCCTTTGAATGTTTTCCATATTATTGTAGCAATTCAGGACATTAATGATAATATGCCACAGTTCTTAAATGAAATCATGAGGCTTGAAATTGTTGAATCCACATTACCAGGTACAAGATTTCATACTGGGAAAGCGGAAGATCCTGATATTGGGACTAATTCTCTCCAGAATTACCAGCTAAGTCCAAATCACTATTTCATTCTAGAGATTCGACAGGGAGAAGATGGCCATAAATATGCAGAATTGGTGTTGCAAAAATCTTTGGATCGGGAGAGTGATTACTCTCTTCAGTTGATCCTTACGGCCCTGGATGGGGGTGAACCCAGAAAAACTGGGACTGCCCAGATATGGATTAACGTCACAGATGCCAATGACAACCCACCAGTCTTCACTCAAGAGGTTTATACAGTTAGCCTGAGGGAAAATTCTCCTGTGGGGTCCCCCATACTCCAAGTAAAAGCCTCTGATAGGGATGAAGGTCTGAATGCCCAAATTCATTATACATTTAGTAATATTCCTAAAAGAGCCTACCAAAAATTTGACCTATTTCCACAAAATGGAACAATTACAATTAAGGAAGCTCTTGACTTTGAGGAAACAGAGAAGTACACTATGACCGTTGAAGCAAGAGATGGAGGAGGATTAGTGGCTCATTGTAATGTCAATATAAAGATTCTAGATGAGAATGACAATGCACCAGAGATCATTCTGGCCTCCTTATCTAGTCCAGTTCCTGAAGACTCTTCTTCTGGAACACTAATTGCTCTCATCAACGTAAAGGATAAAGATTctggagaaaatggaaaaatTACATGCCATCTACAAGGTAATGTACCATTTCAAATAGTGTCAACTTCAAAGAACTACTATAAAATCCTCACAGACAGTCCTTTGGACAGAGAAAAAGCCTCAGGATACAACATCACAATCACGGCCACCGACAAAGGTagcccccctctctcctccaacAAGACCATCTCCCTGCAGATTTCAGATATCAATGACAACCCCCCTGCCTTTGAAAAATCAACCTACAGTGTCTTTGTGCCAGAAAACAATCCCTCAGGTGCCTCTATTTTTGCCCTCAAAGCCTCGGACCCGGATCTGGACCGCAACTCACGTATCACTTACTCCATCCTCAACAGCAACATGGAGGAGCTGCCTCTCTCCTCTTACGTCTCCATCAACTCTGAGACGGGAACTATCTATGCACAGCGCTCCTTTGACTATGAGCAATTCCGGGAGTTTCAGATCcaagtgaaggcccaagatgGCGGCTCTCCCTCTCTCAGCAACAACGCCACCGTGTGGGTGTACATTTTGGATCAGAATGATAATAGCCCTCACGTTCTGTATCCTGTCCCGGGTGCTGAGGGCTCTGCCTTGTTTGAGATGGTTCCTCACTCGGCAGAGCCAGGCTACCTAGTGACCAAAGTGGTGGCTGTGGACGCGGACTCTGGGCACAATGCCTGGCTCTCCTACCAAGTGCTTCAGGCCACAGAGCCGGCCCTCTTCACCATTGGGACCCACACGGGAGAGATCAGGACGTCACGAGCCCTTCTGGAGAAAGATGCTGTGAAACAGAAGCTGGTCATCTTGGTGaaggacaatgggaaggctccgcTCTCAGCTACTGTGGTCCTCAACCTCGTGGTTGCTGAGAACTTCCAAGAGGCACTTCCAGAAATGACTAGGCAATCCAGTGACACAGAGCATCATTCTGACCTCCAGTTTTACTTGGTGCTGGCTTTGGCATTGATCTCATTTTTATTCCTCCTGACGGTGATACTGGTCATTGTCATGAAACTTCGACAATCAGGAAATCCCAAATTATTCCAATGCTTTGAACCTAATACTTTTCCTAAGGCGCAGGTCATATTTCCACCAAACTATGAAGAAGGAACTTTACCTTATTCCTACCAACTCTGCCTATCGTCAGAGATGAGGAAAGAGCAGATCTCTTTCCCAAAACCCCATATCCAGGTGGCAGAAAACTTGCTATGCAATGATAGCTCTCAGGTGGTTCTTGTGGATGGCAACTGTGGGGATGCCAGTGCCAAAGAGGAGGTTGGTGAGCAGGTAAGCTTTGCTTTCAGAAACTGA